From Candidatus Eisenbacteria bacterium, the proteins below share one genomic window:
- a CDS encoding zinc metallopeptidase → MPFMFWDPTMVLLIPAMIFAFYAQTKVQSTYAKFSKIPASSRRSGREVAEAILRQNGITDVQIEQGQGLLSDHYDPIHKTVSLSPHNYSEPSLAAISVAAHEIGHVIQHAQGFAPLKFRTAIFPVANIGTMLAWPILLIGLFFIPGVRIGGVSLIDVGIALFSIGVLFQLVTLPVEFDASRRAMVQLNQLGILAQEEQVGAKKVLDAAALTYVAAAAAAVLQLVRLLILRDRRN, encoded by the coding sequence ATGCCCTTCATGTTCTGGGATCCGACGATGGTGCTTCTGATCCCGGCTATGATTTTTGCCTTCTACGCACAGACGAAGGTTCAATCGACCTACGCCAAGTTCAGCAAGATCCCGGCTTCCAGCCGCCGAAGCGGCCGGGAGGTCGCGGAGGCCATCCTCCGTCAAAACGGGATCACCGACGTCCAGATCGAGCAGGGTCAGGGGCTCCTTTCCGACCATTACGATCCGATCCACAAGACGGTCTCGCTCTCTCCCCACAACTACTCCGAGCCGTCGCTCGCTGCGATCAGCGTCGCGGCGCACGAGATCGGCCACGTCATCCAGCATGCGCAAGGCTTCGCGCCGCTCAAGTTTCGGACGGCCATCTTCCCGGTCGCCAACATCGGAACGATGCTGGCCTGGCCGATCCTGCTCATCGGTCTGTTTTTCATCCCGGGAGTCCGGATCGGCGGCGTGAGCCTGATCGATGTGGGGATCGCGCTCTTCTCGATCGGTGTCCTGTTCCAGCTCGTGACGCTCCCGGTGGAGTTCGACGCCAGCCGAAGGGCCATGGTGCAGCTGAACCAGCTCGGAATCCTCGCTCAGGAGGAGCAGGTCGGGGCGAAGAAGGTGCTCGACGCGGCGGCGCTGACTTACGTCGCCGCGGCCGCCGCCGCGGTG